A genome region from Litoribacterium kuwaitense includes the following:
- a CDS encoding bifunctional transcriptional activator/DNA repair enzyme AdaA — MWNATISCDSAYDGVFFYAVKTTGIFCRPSCKSRAPNDENVSFFASACEAQKAGYRPCKRCRPDLRFSKYDPVHFILEDTIRMIKNNYIQHLSLQDISSSVGVSRYHLNRIFKERVGCTPRMYLERVRVNKAKELLLTTALNSTQIGYSIGYQSISSFYNAFKRHTGFSPSQFRTHHASNSKQ; from the coding sequence ATGTGGAATGCCACGATATCATGTGATTCGGCATATGATGGGGTATTCTTTTACGCAGTGAAAACAACAGGGATATTCTGTCGTCCTTCTTGTAAATCTAGGGCTCCTAACGATGAGAATGTTTCTTTTTTTGCGTCTGCTTGTGAAGCTCAAAAGGCAGGCTATAGGCCGTGTAAAAGATGTAGACCAGATTTAAGGTTTAGCAAATATGATCCAGTACATTTTATTTTAGAAGATACGATCCGAATGATAAAAAATAACTATATACAACATCTGTCTTTACAAGATATTTCATCAAGTGTGGGCGTTAGTCGCTATCACCTGAATCGGATTTTTAAAGAACGAGTAGGGTGCACTCCGCGCATGTATTTAGAGAGAGTGAGAGTAAATAAAGCGAAGGAATTACTTCTAACAACGGCATTGAATAGTACACAGATCGGTTATAGCATTGGGTATCAAAGTATCTCTAGTTTTTATAATGCATTTAAACGACATACTGGTTTCTCGCCGAGTCAATTTCGCACACATCATGCTAGTAATTCCAAGCAATGA